Part of the Henckelia pumila isolate YLH828 chromosome 2, ASM3356847v2, whole genome shotgun sequence genome is shown below.
cagtcggcacagatttagtcacacttacggatatgaccatattatgtttcaaaatgtcgTGCTCAACTATATTATGTATGCTTATGTTCAAGAATAAGATCAGTGATGTTTATGGCAAgatgatgaaatattttattcatgcataCATGTACacatatatgtattagtatgattatgtgttgcattatttttaaccttgctaTAAAGGGTTAGacacatgttgagcccctaggctcactacgcttatatggtgcaggtgagtcagaTGATTATAATattgctcctaccggtggcgaggacgtatgagcgagctgGTAGTGGACCCTGTGACCGTCGCAGATTTTAGTTGATGTTTAAGaaacaattatttttattatgttgagttttttttaaacaagttcATTTCCTTCTATTTTTAGGAATTTTTCattatcaaacttagtatttttatttcatgcatAATGATATTTTCAGCGAGTATTTAAGCTATTTTtatgtattaatattatttcttttatgtttatacatatatgtatgggcgtatatatatagtattatttttagtataaaaaaaaagtatttccgcatttattagtagtagtcGTTTCAGCACTCatcgctgtgatcgtagatatccagtcagaaatcaattctatcggatgGATCGATCAAAAATGGAAATCCCAAACCTTGGAAAATGAAAGGGGTGATTTCCATGGTGGGAGGAGAGATGGAggaaggggatgaagtgaaGAATGAGTCAAATacaagcttaaatatctaataaatccatttattgcattttagtccctgaaaattccaaaaattgcattctagtccctgatcataatcaaatcggccctcgacttctaaaatctttgattatctcaaataaagtttattaagataattttggggcattacagAATTTGAGGGCTGTGAGTTATCAGCGAATCTTTTGATTCTAGCGAAAGAgaattttgactgtattttgggtaTCGACGTGTTGACTTCTTATcgagctactgtggattgttatcaaaaGGTTAATCAATTTCGTCCGATTGAGGGCGACAGTtgatttttctatggtgagggagcgcggcCCCTTCTTCCTCTGGTATCAGCTCTGAAGGCTTGTCATGCTTTAGAGGCGGGtgaggaaggctaccttatctatgcgatTGATATTTCCACATGTAGTAGGTCTGTTGAGGAGTTACCAGAAGTTTGCGAGTACCCAGATGTCTTTTTGGATGAGATTCCAAGGTTTCCTCCTGTTCGAAAAGTCTAGTTCAGGATCGAGATTGTGCCCGGGATGGTGCCGATTTCTTTTGCACCTTATCATCTAGCACCAGCAGAGATGAGGGAGTTGCAGCAGCAACTGCAGGATTTgttggataagggatatatccaaccgagcgtttcaccttgcGAAGTGCCAGTACTTTtcatcaagaagaaggatggttccaTATATCTCTGTATTGAATACAAACTTTTGAACCAAGCAACggttaagaacaagtatcctttgccgcacattgatgatttgttcgaccaACTTCAGGGTACTTTTGTGTATTCCAATATTGATCTGAGGTTAGGGTATCAATAATTGTGTGTTTAAGATGCGGATGTTTTGAGACATCATTTCATACAAAGTATGGTCATTACGAGTTTATAGTGATTCCTTTTGGACTGACGAGCGCACCTGCAGTGTTCATGCACTTGTTGAAAAAAGTATTACACAACTAcctgtgaaacgaccctaacctctaaacttaaataaataataaaagaaaatgcgatttttcaaaaaaaaaaaaatttccatgacTTGTTTGGATGCCCAAAGAAACCACTTATACTTGCCTTAACCCTTTTCTACCAAAATTTCGAACCAAGGAAAGGGGAGAGGGCTGAAACACTTAAAACCACAGCTAGAAGGACCTCCCTAGGTGGCGGGCAGCGGCAACAGCTGAAGGTTGGAGGGGGAAGAAACGGCCGATTGGGTTTGGGAAGAAAAGGGAGTGAGGGATCGGGTAGTAAGGGGTTGGGTGGCTAGGGttccaattaaaataatttaagtgtGTGTTTTAAAAGTTGTGTGTTGTGTGTAcatgtgtgtatgtataggtgtaagcATGTAGAAGTAGGTGTGAGTGTgcttttaaaagtacaactCTATAGTACAACTTTATAGTACTACTTTACctactaacttacactaataaaatttctaagtttaaaaactcctaatcaaaaatattaaattgagtTTTACTAATCcgcgtttatgaaaattctaattttcgaaaaagtcAAAGAATAAGCCCAATATTGCAATACTAAGGAAAATGATTTTTGATACCCGGAAATTTCTAACTTTTAAATTCCCTTCTAAATTTTCCTCCTACCTCCctactaaacttttaaaatataaattcttgGAATTTACCGCCAAAATCCACCATCGCCATACGCCGGAACCGGAAGccactgtctcaaaaatttcaataataaagaacttaaaatatttgagcacttaCACTTTAAAGGAAATGTAAGCAATTAATTCCAAgcaataaaaatcataattattattaaaaaagaattttaggcatggaatttaaattatgaaatcttaggtgctacaattcctccctccctaataaggaatttcgtcctcgaaattagaaCTTACCAAATAGCTTTGGATAGCGAGTCCTAATAtttgattctgtctcccaagttgcctcTTCATCTGAATGATTCAACCACTTAACCTTGACCATTGGAATAGTCTTGTTACGGAGTCTCCTCTCCTGCTTTTCCATAATCCGGTCAGGTCTCTCTTCATAAGTCATATGAGGCgataactgaagaggctcaaggTTAAGCACATGAGAAGgattcgagatgtacttcctaAACATGGATACGTGGAAGACGTTGTGTACTCCATCTAGATTAGGCGGCAAGGCCACCCTATAGGCTAACATCCCCACTCTATCAAGAATCTCAAAACGTCCAACGAACCTCGGAGCCAATTTCCCCTTCTTTCCGAACCTCATCACGCCTTTCAAAGGAGCGACCCGAATGAAGACATGATCACCCACTCAGAACTCCAATTCTCTCCTCCTATGATtggcataactcttctgcctgcTCTACGCAatcctcatcctatcacggatccTGGCTACAACTTCAGCAGTCTGCTGAACAATCTCGGATCCAAACTCTGACCTCTCACCGATCTCGGTACATAATACCGGTGAACTACAAGGTCTCCCATCGAGTGTCTCGTAAGGCGCCATACCAATGGTGgcctgaaaactgttgttgtaTGCAAACTCCACTAGTGGTAGcctcgactcccaactaccCTGAAAATCAATAACGCAAACCCACAAAAGGTCttccaaaatctgaatcaccttCTCAGACTGGTCATCTGTCTGCGGGTGAAAGGTTGTACTAAACAGAAGCTTCGTACCCAAAGcggaatgaagactcttccaaaaagacgaagtaaacagcggatctctatcagacacaatggaaacagggataccatgtagtctgactatatCCCGAATATACAGCTCCGCATACTGAGTCATAGTGAAGGTCTTCCTCACAGGTAAGAGGTGCGCCGACTTAGTTAGACGgtctacaataacccaaatagcatccgaacctctcactgtcctcggcaagccaacaacaaaatccatggtaatattctcccatttccactctggAATAGGGAGTGGCTTAAGCAACCCTGCAGGTCACTGATGTTCTGCCTTGAATAGCTGGAATGTCAAGCACTCTGAACGAGCGATATCACGCTTCATGTCTGCACCCAGTACAACTGCTGAAGGTCCCTATAAATCTTTGTACTCCCTGAGTGGATAGAGTACGGCGATGTATATGCCTCTCCCATGATAGTAtctcgcagagaatcacctgcgggaaTCCAAAAACGACCTCTAAACTTCACAATCCCATCAACTATAGAATACAAACCACTGTCTTTCTCCTTtgctctctgtctccacttacCCAACTGCTCATCAACTGCTTGAGCAACTCTGATACGGTCAAACAACAAAGTCTGCACTAACAAAGCTGACAATCTAGGAGCTCTACCCTTGGCATAGAGCTCTAGTccgaatctctgaatctcatcCTGCAGAGGTCTAGACACCGTCATAGAGGCAATCACTGCTGACTTTCTATTCAATTCATCTGcgactacattagctttacccgggtggtagctaatatcgcagtcatagtctttcaccaactctagccatctccgctgtctcatattcaactccttctgggtgaagaagtatttGAGGCTTTTATGGTCGGTAAATATCTTACACTTTTCTCCGTAGATatagtgcctccaaatcttgagagcgAACACCAccgctgctaactccaaatcatgagtagGGCAGTTCTTCTCATGCTCCTTCAAATGCCTAGAAGCATAACCGATAACCCTATCTCGCTGCATAAGTGCTGCCCCAagtcccaacttggaagcatcagtgtaaaccATAAAATCTCCCTCTTCAGATGGCATagctaacactggtgctgtcGTGAGAGCTTCCTTCAACACATCAAAGCTCTCTTGACACTCTGGCTTCCAAATAAACtttgcattcttcttggtcatcGCTGTCAAGGGTACCAAAATTGATGAAAAGCCCTTGATAAACTTCTGGTAGTAACCGGCCAAGCCGAGAACTATGAATCTCCGATGCATTTCTTGGAACAaaccactccttcactgcttgcACCTTAGAAGGATCCACTTCCACTCCACTCTTGGAAATAATATGGTCCAAGAATGGTACTCTCTCttaccagaattcacactttttgaacttagcatacaactTCCTCTCTTGGAGTACTCCTAGGATAGTATTCAAATGCTGGGTATGATCTTCTCTATCCTTCGAGTAAATGAGGATATCGTCAataaatacaatgacaaactgatccaagtACGGCTTGAACACGCGGTTCATAACATCCATGAAGACCGTGGGCACGTTCTTCATCCCGAACGGCATCACGAcgaactcgtagtggccataacgagtcctaaacactgtcttgaacacatcagactccttcaccttcaactggtgatatcccgaacgaagatcaatcttcgaaaacaCAGAAGCtccttgtaactgatcaaagaggtcCTTAATTCTAGGAAGcgggtacttgttctttaccgtcaCTCAATTCAGCCCtcgataatcaatgcacaacCTTAGGCTTCcgtccttctttttcacaaagaggACTGGCGCGCCCCATGGAGATAAACTAGGGCGTCTGAATCTCTTATCAagaaactcttgaatctgctccttcagttCCTTCATTTCTGTGGGAGCTAGTCTGTTCGGTGCCTTTGAGATTGGCACAGTACCCGGTATCAAGTCGATAGAGAACTCGAATTCTCTATCTGGTGGAATACCTACAACCTCATCCGGAAACACATCCTAAAAATCCCTGACCACGTCCACAGCTGAAATATCCGGACGTGCTAGCAACTCTGTCAGAGACACACTTGCTAAGAATGCCTCACATACATCATGCACCAACTTCTTAGATTGCATGAGAGATATGATCTGAGTCCTCTACGAACTCCTAGTAGCCTCGAACCAGAATGGTTCCTCTCCCTCCGGTCTGACCAGCACTGATCGCTGCTGAAAATCAATCACCACagcattcttcgtcatccaatccatcccaagtaTCAAGTCAAACTCAGGCATGGGCAACACTATCAGATTGGCACTCATTGATTGCCCTTGCAGCAAAAGCTCAAGAATCTTCACTATATTCCTCGTGGACAGTTCTTCCCCTGATGGGATGGTCACTGTGAAACCACCCAACAACTCCTCATACTCAATATTCCACTTACGGGTGAATGCCTCCGAAATAAAATAATGTGTAGCTCCCGCATCTAACAAGGCTCTAGTGGCTACACCAGCTACTACAATCCTACCTGCATTAACGGTTAATACATCCACAGAAAAGATTgaagttaaataacacaagttcTACTTAGTCTCCTTCTAAGTCATCAAATCCCAAACAACATACTACGCATGCTAATACAGTCAAATTCCTCAAACATGCAACATGCTACAAAATTATTGACCCCaaacaagaaaacttaaaaCCACATGTATCATTAAATTGATCAACTGCTCTAACCCAAGAAAACTTAAGATGTTACCTGTGATGAGTGTGGTGTCTGGGTCGGCCTCCTCGGcttgcatcacgaacactcgaTCCTGCACGGGCCTCTACAACTCCGGGCAATACTTGGCCATATGGCCCGGCTTCTTGCTTTTGAAACACACTACTGCATTCATCAAGCACTTACCAAAATGCGGATGGCGGCATGTCTGGAAAATAGGCTTATCCTCAGCCCTGGGAGGAGCAGGACTCTGGGCCTGATGGTGCCCCTGGGGCCTCTGCTGTCCCTGATATGGCTTCTTGCCATGCTGCTGCGGGTGACCCTGATGAGTAAAGGCCCTCTTGCCATGAGCCTTGGCACTGATGTCCTTCAAAGACTGCTCGGACCTCATAGCCTTGTTGATAGCTGCTGCATAATCCACTGGCTCAGCCATCATCACATCCCTAGGAATAGTTGGCCTCAGACACGCAACAAAGTGCTGCAACTTCTCCACCTCGTCATTCCCTATCAACGGCACGAAGTGGCAGCCCCTCTCAAATTTCCGAACAAACTCGGACACAGATAGAtctccctgccggagactcatgaactctttCTTCAACTGCGCCCTCACCTCAGCTGTATAGTACTTCTCATAGAAGAGAGTCTTGAATGCTTCCCAA
Proteins encoded:
- the LOC140877646 gene encoding uncharacterized protein, giving the protein MRFGKKGKLAPRFVGRFEILDRVGMLAYRVALPPNLDGVHNVFHVSMFRKYISNPSHVLNLEPLQLSPHMTYEERPDRIMEKQERRLRNKTIPMVKVKWLNHSDEEATWETESNIRTRYPKLFGKF
- the LOC140877647 gene encoding uncharacterized protein — protein: MTKKNAKFIWKPECQESFDVLKEALTTAPVLAMPSEEGDFMVYTDASKLGLGAALMQRDRVIGYASRHLKEHEKNCPTHDLELAAVVFALKIWRHYIYGEKSNVVADELNRKSAVIASMTVSRPLQDEIQRFGLELYAKGRAPRLSALLVQTLLFDRIRVAQAVDEQLGKWRQRAKEKDSGLYSIVDGIVKFRGRFWIPAGDSLRDTIMGEGSWESRLPLVEFAYNNSFQATIGMAPYETLDGRPCSSPVLCTEIGERSEFGSEIVQQTAEVVARIRDRMRIA
- the LOC140877648 gene encoding uncharacterized protein, giving the protein MTPRRDPQEPPPPPPPVYVRAQKTVDIITLTWEAFKTLFYEKYYTAEVRAQLKKEFMSLRQGDLSVSEFVRKFERGCHFVPLIGNDEVEKLQHFVACLRPTIPRDVMMAEPVDYAAAINKAMRSEQSLKDISAKAHGKRAFTHQGHPQQHGKKPYQGQQRPQGHHQAQSPAPPRAEDKPIFQTCRHPHFGRIVVAGVATRALLDAGATHYFISEAFTRKWNIEYEELLGGFTVTIPSGEELSTRNIVKILELLLQGQSMSANLIVLPMPEFDLILGMDWMTKNAVVIDFQQRSVLVRPEGEEPFWFEATRSS